Within Aspergillus oryzae RIB40 DNA, chromosome 2, the genomic segment taatatagaGTATCCGACTGCAGAGATTCAATACactgtatatacatatgcAGCGCGAACTATTTATACAAGTGTTTCGTGATGATATTTACATGTCTATTTGCATCCTAATGGTCTCCGCAGTCTTCATTGTACCAACATGGATGAATAGAAAAACTAGTATGCATTCAAAGGACGCAACTCAAGCAGTAGCGTAGCCCATCGGTCAACTATCGTCTTGATTACCGTACAACTCATCATACTCATTTAATCCAGACCACTCAAGCAGACTCTAAGTACTCTTAAAGCTTCGATCTTCCCTCAAACCCACCAACAAAGTCAGCTTTCGTCATCTCCGGAGCCCCTGCAAGCAAAGGCCCAATGGCCTTGGAGAACTTCTTGAACTCAGGGGACGTCCCATGGGCCTTCAGATTGTCCAAATCGGTATACCTGAAACAAGCTAGTTAGCGAACTTTCATTCAGGACCCGATCTACATAAAGCTCACTTCTCAATAAACACCAACTCCTCGGTCTTGTCAGGACGAAGAGCACAGTAGATTTGCGTCTTGGGCTCGTTTGCCTGGACATGCTCCGAGAATGATTTGAAAGCTTCCAGAAGCTTGGATATATGTTAGTATGGTTTTTTATTagaatgagaagaagctgttcATACCTCGTTGAATTTGCCCGGCTTAGGCACGAGCTTCACGATGTTATAGAATTCGCCGCTGGTCATGGTTGAAAGTGTGGATTTGATTGATAGGTACTATTGGTATTGGTGTATCTTGGTATTATTTGAATATATCAGACTGTCTGTGTCGCCTGTGATGGAGATATGCTTTTGAAGGAGCCTGTCTCGGCTATTGTGATCATAAATCATTGGTGTGGAGACGGGAGATGCCGaggatatatacattcaAATTGCCTTCGGTTTGGAGATCACATTACCTTGAGGAGGCTAGTATAGATTTGCTCTGCATATAGAATAGGATATAATTACGTTCTTTTGTCTTCGTTTGACTCGAATTGTGCATCGGGAATATCCTGCGTATGATTTCCCCCTAGGGACTGCGCCAGCATATCGCCCATCATGTGACCACGTTAAACATAGAGGTGTATATCCTCTGATTCCTCTCCACTTGCTAGAGGAGTATAAGTTTTGCTGGTCTCTTGCTCTAGCATTTGTTTCCAGTAGACTCAATAAAGAGCATCCAAGTGATGTCGATTGTAGCAATCCTACATTAACTACACTGTTGGGTTACTTGCTACATAGAGAAAGGACAACTTCACGCAACCACCACACTCCAACCTCATGATACATCTGAGAGAAGTATTCCTAACGACGGATGCCAAACCTCTCTGCTCCTGTCATAACCTGCATCTATTTGTTCTCAAGGGGTCTTTTGTCCAAGAatcatccaccatgcaaCATATAAAGCAACTCAGGTTCTCACACCATAGCCTGAACTTTATTAATCCAGCGAAACAACGCGCTCCTTTCAAGCCAATATTGCAACCCTCAGTTGTTGGTTCTGCTACATCAGTACGCGAATTTTTACGATCTTTGTCCCTTCCCACCGCCTATAATCAAACAATCGGTGCAAATAATTCATCACCTGTTAGCTGTAAGTCTGTTACCATTCGTCAGTATAGTACTTTATCTGACATCAGTAGCAGTTGACCCATATTCTTACACCAGTGGACGATGGCTTAATCGTGACGATCTGCAGCGAAAGTCACGTTTCATCCAGTTTGATTTTTCCGCGCTCTGCAATACTGCCGTCAAATAATATCCAGAGGCAACTGAAGTCGTCAGCTGCattaaaaaggaaggagacttTAACAGGGTCTTCGTTCTCACACTGGACTCAGGTCATCGCCTTGCGGCGAAACTCCCAACTAAGATCGCCCGCCACTCAAGGTTGACAATCAATTCCGAGGTAGCGACCATGGGATACTGTATGCGAAGTATGTCATTAACTCTGTTAACTTGAGCTACTCCTTGACACGCATTGTTATAGTACGGCTTAAGACCTCAATCCCGAATCCAAAGGTTTTAACATGGAGTGACGATCCTTCGAACCCGGTCAGATCGGAATACATTATCCAGGAACATGTAGAAGGCGTCCAGTTACATGAAACATGGCCTTCTATGTCTATTTATTAGCATATGCTCTGTACCAAGGCTATCTCTTTTCTCATCAAAGGGATGGCAGCCCTTGACTTTCCCGCTTTTGGGAGCTTATATTTCTCTGAGTCGCCAGTCGAAAAAAGTCCCTCTCCAAGATGAACGCTTTTGTATTGGTCCAAGCTGCCCTATCTTCTGGAATACCAGCCCTGGCGAGTTGGAACCCTATGGTGGACCAAGTGTTGACTGCGGTCCCTGTGAGTTACCTGGTCTACTTTTCAGCGAGTTATATGCGCATCGAACCATGAGGTTAATGGTATGATAGGGATGGATCTTTCAAGTTACTCCCTTGGCTTGATAAAGTCAGGTTATACACGTATTCCCCAAGGCCATATGGTCAAAGACGAACAGCTCCCCTACCAAGGTTCAATTCAAGACCACACTGAGCTCCTGGAAACAAGCCAGAAAGTCCTGGACTATCTAATTCAAGATCCTCGGATACAGAAAGCTGCATCTCCCGCACTGATACACGCGGATTTACACAAACGCAATATTTACGTTTCACCCGATGACCCAACAGTGGTAACGGGTGTTATCGACTGGCAGTCAACAAGTGTTGAGCCTGCATTTACTTACTGTAATGAGACACCAGATTTCGCCTCACTCCCCAGCGAGAGCCAGTTGGCAGAGGTCGA encodes:
- a CDS encoding putative quinol monooxygenase (predicted protein) is translated as MTSGEFYNIVKLVPKPGKFNELLEAFKSFSEHVQANEPKTQIYCALRPDKTEELVFIEKYTDLDNLKAHGTSPEFKKFSKAIGPLLAGAPEMTKADFVGGFEGRSKL